The genomic stretch ACCACGGTTCTTGACCCATAGTTACTTTTTGGGGATGAAACTGCTTAACTGGATCTTTATCATTCTTACCTTGGTTAAGGCCTATTACATTGCATGGGACTTTATGCACCTTAGGGACGAGAAGACAGCATTGCGAAGGGTGATCGTATGGACTCCCATATTCTTGGTTTGCTATTTAATATTCATTCTGCTGTTCGAAGCGGATTACATTTACACTGTATACAGCGATAGCTTTATAACTTGGGATTTCTAAGAAGAGCATTTAACAAATTTAAAAGACGGTTTTCCAACCGTCTTTTTTTATTTTTGTACGGTTGTAAACACTATGAAAAAGAAAATCGTCTTAGCCGTCCTTTTTATATTGCCCGTAGTGGTGTATTTGTTTTTTGCATCGGGGGTCAACAATTTTGGACGTTTGCCCGTACTTACCGAGAAAGTGGCCGATATTTCGCAAATGGACTCCAATGTCCAGCTTAAGGATAAAATAACCATTCTGGGTTTTTTGGGCAATGATGTCGATTCCAAACAAGGAAATGCATTCAACCTGAACCAAAAAATATATAAAAGATTCGGGGAGTTCAACGATTTTCAAATGGTGATGGTGGTGACGGAGGACCAAAAATCCCAAGTGGAAGATCTGAAGAACGAGTTGGGAAAGC from Flagellimonas oceani encodes the following:
- a CDS encoding cytochrome C oxidase subunit IV family protein, yielding MAHEHKLEIFRGLVKFKSNTQKIWGVLIFLSIVTTVEVALGIIKPRFLTHSYFLGMKLLNWIFIILTLVKAYYIAWDFMHLRDEKTALRRVIVWTPIFLVCYLIFILLFEADYIYTVYSDSFITWDF